The DNA segment TTTGATCGGAGCGAATGGCGCGGGTAAATCCACTACATTGATGACTGTTTGTGGTGTGGTTCAGGCCCGTACGGGGGCGGTGATCTATGAAGATGAAGAGATCACCAAAATGCCGCCGAACAAGATTGTCGCACAGGGCATCTGCCAGGTCCCGGAAGGGCGGTTGATATTTCCTGAATTGACAGTACAGGAAAACCTCGACATGGGCGCGTTCATGCGATCAGACAAGGCGGGAATAGCTCGAGATATGGATTATTCCTTCGAATTATTCCCGATTTTGGCTGAACGGCGCAAGCAGCCTGGAGGGAATCTGTCCGGTGGAGAGCAACAAATGCTCGCTATTGCTCGTGCTCTCATGGCAAAACCGAAACTTTTGCTTCTGGATGAGCCATCCATGGGGCTGGCTCCTTTGGTTGTGAAACAAATTTTTGATATTATCAAAAAGGTGAACGCAGAAGCGGGAACGACGATTTTCCTTGTGGAACAGAACGCGAACCTCGCGCTCAAAATAGGGCACCGAGGGTACGTCATGGAAAACGGGAGGATTGTGCTCTCCGATACCTGCGACAAGCTCATGGCGAATGAGCAGGTGAAAAAGGCCTACCTGGGCCTGTAAAGGAACCAAGAAGGCCGGACGGAAACGTCCGGCCTTCTTCGTAATGATTGCTGACAGGGTGACAAGGATGCAGAGCGCAATACATGAACCTTTTATTATAAAGTGAACCACCGGGTCATTTTTATTCGCTCCACCCTCGTGCCTTTGTTGACAATCGGATATACATTGAGAACCTAAACGCTCTGGAGGAAAAGATATGAGCAAAATACTTGATAAGGCACTGACTTTCGACGACGTATTGTTGTTGCCGGGCTATTCCAATGTGTTGCCCGATGCCGTGGATGTGTCCACGTACCTGACGCCGCAGATCAAGCTGAATATCCCGCTCATATCCGCGGCCATGGATACTGTAACCGAATCCCGCATGGCCATTTCAATGGCCCGTCACGGTGGAGCCGGTGTTATCCATAAAAACATGTCCGTTCGTGAGCAGGCGC comes from the Pseudodesulfovibrio piezophilus C1TLV30 genome and includes:
- a CDS encoding ABC transporter ATP-binding protein, with translation MLELKNVNSFYGNIQALYDVNLHIDRGEIITLIGANGAGKSTTLMTVCGVVQARTGAVIYEDEEITKMPPNKIVAQGICQVPEGRLIFPELTVQENLDMGAFMRSDKAGIARDMDYSFELFPILAERRKQPGGNLSGGEQQMLAIARALMAKPKLLLLDEPSMGLAPLVVKQIFDIIKKVNAEAGTTIFLVEQNANLALKIGHRGYVMENGRIVLSDTCDKLMANEQVKKAYLGL